The following are encoded together in the Daucus carota subsp. sativus chromosome 5, DH1 v3.0, whole genome shotgun sequence genome:
- the LOC108224027 gene encoding GDSL esterase/lipase At3g48460, giving the protein MSRSLQIHLMLLTLALISPFTHSSTQNLTNPSPFTKIYAFGDSFTDTGNTKSLTTLATFRFASNPPYGNTFFHHPTNRYSDGRLVVDFLAEKLSLPYLPPYLDQDADRSHGVNFAVAGATAIELDFFLKNNVPLFFTPKSLRNQLDWFAEFLGSRGCRNLSTTPQKCGAVFDEALVWVGEIGVNDYAYSLTSTVPDDIIRNLTIDRVTRFLQALLKMGAKYVIAQGLPATGCLAFSMETYNVTDRDEIGCVRSVNNLSTIHNNIFRQNLAGLRKEFPDAVIAYADYDNAYRNVVKNRGDYGINHPFKACCGAGPGEYNFNILAPCGSIFSTSCTDPSEYINWDGVHLTEAMYKAVSEEFFAKTDIYPSFRHLLEHKRQSVK; this is encoded by the exons ATGTCTCGCTCTCTCCAAATCCATCTCATGCTCCTCACCCTCGCCCTCATTTCTCCCTTCACACACTCCTCAACCCAAAATCTCACCAACCCAAGTCCCTTCACAAAAATATACGCATTCGGAGACTCTTTCACAGACACTGGCAACACAAAATCACTCACCACCTTAGCCACATTCAGATTCGCCTCCAACCCCCCTTACGGCAACACATTCTTTCACCACCCCACGAACAGATACTCCGATGGACGATTAGTCGTCGATTTCCTAGCTGAAAAATTGTCCCTGCCTTATTTACCACCGTACCTTGATCAAGATGCTGATAGATCTCACGGCGTCAACTTTGCTGTGGCGGGTGCAACTGCGATCGAGCTCGATTTCTTTCTGAAAAATAATGTGCCTCTGTTCTTCACTCCCAAGTCGCTGAGAAATCAGTTGGATTGGTTTGCGGAGTTTTTGGGGAGCCGGGGGTGTAGGAATTTGTCGACCACACCACAAAAATGCGGGGCGGTGTTCGACGAGGCGCTCGTCTGGGTCGGGGAAATCGGGGTTAATGATTATGCGTATAGTCTGACGAGTACGGTTCCGGATGATATTATTCGAAATCTTACGATTGATAGAGTTACTCGGTTTCTACAG GCATTGCTAAAGATGGGTGCTAAGTATGTCATAGCTCAAGGTCTGCCGGCAACGGGGTGCCTAGCGTTTTCCATGGAAACGTATAACGTTACTGACAGGGACGAAATCGGATGCGTCAGAAGCGTGAATAACCTCAGCACCATTCACAACAATATCTTCCGACAAAATCTGGCAGGCTTGAGAAAAGAGTTTCCAGATGCTGTTATTGCCTATGCAGATTACGACAATGCCTACCGAAATGTTGTGAAGAATCGAGGAGACTATGGCATCAACCACCCGTTCAAAGCTTGTTGCGGCGCAGGTCCTGGTGAATACAACTTTAACATCTTAGCACCCTGTGGTTCAATATTTTCAACATCTTGCACAGACCCTTCTGAGTACATTAACTGGGATGGAGTCCATCTCACTGAAGCTATGTACAAGGCTGTTTCTGAGGAGTTCTTCGCAAAAACAGACATTTACCCTTCGTTTAGGCACTTGTTAGAACATAAAAGGCAATCTGTGAAATGA
- the LOC108224026 gene encoding uncharacterized protein LOC108224026 isoform X1 translates to MGKKTKKPGKGKEKTEKKTLKAEEKKARRESKKLSPEDDIDAILLNIQKEESKKKEVHVEDNVPAPSPRSNCSLCINPLKETELILYGGEFYNGNKTYVYGDLYRYDVDKNEWKLISSPNSPPPRSAHQAVAWKNYLYIYGGEFTSPNQERFHHYKDFWMLDLKTNQWEQLNYKGCPSPRSGHRMVLYKHKIILFGGFYDTLREVRYHNDLHVFDLDQFKWQEIKPTPGCMWPSARSGFQFLVYQDEIYLYGGYSKEVSSDKNSSSEKGIVHSDMWSLDPRTWEWNKVKKSGMPPAPRASFSMCVHKKRAVLFGGVVDVEGEGDVMMSLFLNELYGFQLDNHRWYPLELRKEKSTKDKIKRNTDEKLSGGSLDSKASLIKPVNGAANDKEEKLNYNEPMDIDCNIGEMSIDLEKNVSFEDCDVVSITSDGKANELCAKVSKQNSAVQEQVVKPCGRINSCMVVGRDTLYVYGGMMEVRDREITLDDLYALNLSKLDEWKCLIAASESEWVEASEDEDEDEDEDDDEDEDDEDNSESDSDDMEDDDDDDNGVEVKASLGGSTSLDVGDAVSVIKGGKKLRRKEKRARIEQIRASLGLSDAQRTPTPGESLKDFYRRTNLYWQMAAYEHTAHTGKELRKDGFDFAESRYKELKPILDELAVLEAEQKAEEEEGPETSSRKRGNKKNKAAATKK, encoded by the exons ATGGGGAAGAAAACCAAGAAGCCTGGAAAAGGCAAAGAGAAGACTGAAAAGAAAACACTGAAAGCTGAAGAGAAGAAAGCTCGGAGAGAATCCAAAAAACTCTCTCCTGAAGATGACATCGATGCTATACTG TTGAATATACAAAAAGAGGAATCGAAGAAGAAAGAAGTTCATGTTGAAGATAATGTGCCTGCGCCGTCTCCTCGATCCAATTGCTCG TTATGTATTAATCCTTTAAAAGAGACGGAATTGATATTATACGGTGGCGAATTTTACAACGGCAACAAG ACATATGTATATGGTGATCTTTATCGCTACGATGTTGACAAGAATGAGTGGAAATTAATATCTAGCCCTAACAGCCCACCTCCTCGTAGTGCTCATCAGGCTGTTGCCTGGAAGaactatctttatatatatg GTGGTGAATTTACCTCTCCTAATCAAGAGCGTTTCCACCACTACAAG GACTTCTGGATGTTGGACTTGAAAACCAATCAATGGGAACAACTAAATTATAAGGGATGTCCTAGTCCTCGCTCAGGTCATCGAATG gtATTGTACAAGCACAAGATAATCCTATTTGGAGGCTTCTATGATACTCTTAGAGAAGTGAG GTACCACAATGATTTGCATGTATTTGACCTGGATCAATTTAAG TGGCAAGAGATAAAACCTACTCCTGGATGCATGTGGCCCAGCGCTCGGAGTGGATTCCAGTTTCTGGTTTATCAAGATGAG ATATACTTATACGGTGGCTATTCTAAGGAGGTTTCTTCTGACAAGAACAGCTCTTCTGAGAAAGGAATTGTTCATTCGGACATGTGGTCTCTTGACCCTAGGACTTGGGAATGGAATAAG GTAAAGAAAAGCGGAATGCCTCCTGCCCCTCGTGCCAGCTTCTCAATGTGTGTCCATAAAAAGCGAGCTGTGTTGTTTGGGGGTGTGGTGGATGTAGAAGGGGAAG GTGATGTAATGATGAGCTTGTTTCTAAACGAGCTGTATGGCTTCCAATTAGATAACCATCGCTG GTATCCACTGGAGCTACGGAAGGAGAAGTCTACAAAAGACAAG ATAAAAAGGAATACAGACGAGAAACTTAGTGGTGGTTCTCTTGACAGTAAGGCTAGTCTGATCAAGCCTGTAAATGGTGCAGCAAATGATAAAGAGGAGAAGTTAAATTACAACGAACCTATGGACATTGATTGCAACATCGGTGAAATGTCTATAGATCTAGAAAAAAATGTGAGTTTCGAGGATTGTGATGTTGTATCTATTACATCTGATGGGAAGGCGAATGAATTATGTGCTAAAGTTTCAAAGCAAAACTCTGCAGTTCAAGAG CAGGTAGTGAAACCCTGTGGACGTATCAATTCTTGTATGGTTGTCGGAAGGGATACCCTGTACGTGTATGGAGGTATGATGGAAGTTAGGGATCGTGAAATTACACTTGATGATTTATATGCTCTTAATCTCAGTAAACTTGACGAGTGGAAGTGCCTCATAGCG GCATCTGAATCTGAGTGGGTTGAAGCctctgaagatgaagatgaagatgaggaTGAAGATGACGAtgaggatgaggatgatgaGGACAACAGTGAATCTGATAGTGACGACATGGAGGATGACGACGATGATGATAATGGTGTCGAG GTAAAAGCTAGCTTAGGCGGGTCAACTTCACTTGACGTGGGAGATGCTGTATCTGTTATCAAAGGAGGGAAGAAGCTTCGTCGGAAGGAGAAAAGAGCTCGTATTGAGCAAATCAGAGCAAGTCTTGGCCTTTCTGATGCACAGAGGACGCCAACG CCTGGAGAATCCTTGAAGGACTTTTATAGACGTACAAACCTGTACTGGCAAATGGCAGCTTACGAACATACCGCACACACGGGAAAG GAGCTCCGAAAAGATGGTTTTGATTTTGCCGAGTCTCGATACAAGGAACTTAAACCCATACTTGATGAG CTGGCTGTTTTGGAAGCTGAGCAAAAAGCTGAGGAGGAGGAAGGACCTGAAACTAGTTCACGAAAGAGAGGCAACAAGAAAAATAAGGCTGCCGCAACAAAAAAGTAG
- the LOC108224026 gene encoding uncharacterized protein LOC108224026 isoform X2, with product MGKKTKKPGKGKEKTEKKTLKAEEKKARRESKKLSPEDDIDAILLNIQKEESKKKEVHVEDNVPAPSPRSNCSLCINPLKETELILYGGEFYNGNKTYVYGDLYRYDVDKNEWKLISSPNSPPPRSAHQAVAWKNYLYIYGGEFTSPNQERFHHYKDFWMLDLKTNQWEQLNYKGCPSPRSGHRMVLYKHKIILFGGFYDTLREVRYHNDLHVFDLDQFKWQEIKPTPGCMWPSARSGFQFLVYQDEIYLYGGYSKEVSSDKNSSSEKGIVHSDMWSLDPRTWEWNKVKKSGMPPAPRASFSMCVHKKRAVLFGGVVDVEGEGDVMMSLFLNELYGFQLDNHRWYPLELRKEKSTKDKIKRNTDEKLSGGSLDSKASLIKPVNGAANDKEEKLNYNEPMDIDCNIGEMSIDLEKNVSFEDCDVVSITSDGKANELCAKVSKQNSAVQEVVKPCGRINSCMVVGRDTLYVYGGMMEVRDREITLDDLYALNLSKLDEWKCLIAASESEWVEASEDEDEDEDEDDDEDEDDEDNSESDSDDMEDDDDDDNGVEVKASLGGSTSLDVGDAVSVIKGGKKLRRKEKRARIEQIRASLGLSDAQRTPTPGESLKDFYRRTNLYWQMAAYEHTAHTGKELRKDGFDFAESRYKELKPILDELAVLEAEQKAEEEEGPETSSRKRGNKKNKAAATKK from the exons ATGGGGAAGAAAACCAAGAAGCCTGGAAAAGGCAAAGAGAAGACTGAAAAGAAAACACTGAAAGCTGAAGAGAAGAAAGCTCGGAGAGAATCCAAAAAACTCTCTCCTGAAGATGACATCGATGCTATACTG TTGAATATACAAAAAGAGGAATCGAAGAAGAAAGAAGTTCATGTTGAAGATAATGTGCCTGCGCCGTCTCCTCGATCCAATTGCTCG TTATGTATTAATCCTTTAAAAGAGACGGAATTGATATTATACGGTGGCGAATTTTACAACGGCAACAAG ACATATGTATATGGTGATCTTTATCGCTACGATGTTGACAAGAATGAGTGGAAATTAATATCTAGCCCTAACAGCCCACCTCCTCGTAGTGCTCATCAGGCTGTTGCCTGGAAGaactatctttatatatatg GTGGTGAATTTACCTCTCCTAATCAAGAGCGTTTCCACCACTACAAG GACTTCTGGATGTTGGACTTGAAAACCAATCAATGGGAACAACTAAATTATAAGGGATGTCCTAGTCCTCGCTCAGGTCATCGAATG gtATTGTACAAGCACAAGATAATCCTATTTGGAGGCTTCTATGATACTCTTAGAGAAGTGAG GTACCACAATGATTTGCATGTATTTGACCTGGATCAATTTAAG TGGCAAGAGATAAAACCTACTCCTGGATGCATGTGGCCCAGCGCTCGGAGTGGATTCCAGTTTCTGGTTTATCAAGATGAG ATATACTTATACGGTGGCTATTCTAAGGAGGTTTCTTCTGACAAGAACAGCTCTTCTGAGAAAGGAATTGTTCATTCGGACATGTGGTCTCTTGACCCTAGGACTTGGGAATGGAATAAG GTAAAGAAAAGCGGAATGCCTCCTGCCCCTCGTGCCAGCTTCTCAATGTGTGTCCATAAAAAGCGAGCTGTGTTGTTTGGGGGTGTGGTGGATGTAGAAGGGGAAG GTGATGTAATGATGAGCTTGTTTCTAAACGAGCTGTATGGCTTCCAATTAGATAACCATCGCTG GTATCCACTGGAGCTACGGAAGGAGAAGTCTACAAAAGACAAG ATAAAAAGGAATACAGACGAGAAACTTAGTGGTGGTTCTCTTGACAGTAAGGCTAGTCTGATCAAGCCTGTAAATGGTGCAGCAAATGATAAAGAGGAGAAGTTAAATTACAACGAACCTATGGACATTGATTGCAACATCGGTGAAATGTCTATAGATCTAGAAAAAAATGTGAGTTTCGAGGATTGTGATGTTGTATCTATTACATCTGATGGGAAGGCGAATGAATTATGTGCTAAAGTTTCAAAGCAAAACTCTGCAGTTCAAGAG GTAGTGAAACCCTGTGGACGTATCAATTCTTGTATGGTTGTCGGAAGGGATACCCTGTACGTGTATGGAGGTATGATGGAAGTTAGGGATCGTGAAATTACACTTGATGATTTATATGCTCTTAATCTCAGTAAACTTGACGAGTGGAAGTGCCTCATAGCG GCATCTGAATCTGAGTGGGTTGAAGCctctgaagatgaagatgaagatgaggaTGAAGATGACGAtgaggatgaggatgatgaGGACAACAGTGAATCTGATAGTGACGACATGGAGGATGACGACGATGATGATAATGGTGTCGAG GTAAAAGCTAGCTTAGGCGGGTCAACTTCACTTGACGTGGGAGATGCTGTATCTGTTATCAAAGGAGGGAAGAAGCTTCGTCGGAAGGAGAAAAGAGCTCGTATTGAGCAAATCAGAGCAAGTCTTGGCCTTTCTGATGCACAGAGGACGCCAACG CCTGGAGAATCCTTGAAGGACTTTTATAGACGTACAAACCTGTACTGGCAAATGGCAGCTTACGAACATACCGCACACACGGGAAAG GAGCTCCGAAAAGATGGTTTTGATTTTGCCGAGTCTCGATACAAGGAACTTAAACCCATACTTGATGAG CTGGCTGTTTTGGAAGCTGAGCAAAAAGCTGAGGAGGAGGAAGGACCTGAAACTAGTTCACGAAAGAGAGGCAACAAGAAAAATAAGGCTGCCGCAACAAAAAAGTAG